TTCCCGTTGCTCACTTGCACTTCTTTCGACACTCATCGGAGATAGACCTCGACGGGCGACAAAACCGTTTAGACCTTACGCACTTAAAAAGTTTTCGCTGCGCGACCCGATGTGCTGTCAGCACAATGTATGCGTCATGGCAGCGCCGCGGCACCGGCTCGCAATAGCCGCTATGCTCTCTCTTCTCCAATTCAATGCTGCACTCAACCTTCTCGCGGAGTCGATCATGCAATACCGCAAATTCGGCCGTACGGGCCTGACTGTCTCGCGTTTGTGTCTCGGAACGATGACGTTCGGTTTGCAAACCGAAGAAGACGTGTCGCGTGGCATTCTCGACAAGGCTGCGGACGCCGGCGTCAATTTCATCGATACCGCCGATGTCTATCCGCTCGGTGGCAGCGAAGATCTCGCGGGGCGCACCGAGGAGATCATCGGACGCTGGCTCAAAGGTAAGCGCGAGCGCTTCATACTCGCGACGAAAGCGGTCGGCAAGGTCGGCCCGCATCCGTGGAATCAGGGCGCATCGCGCAAGCATCTGCTCGACGCCATCGACGATTCGCTGCGCCGCCTGAATACCGATTACGTCGACCTGTATCAACTGCATTCAGACGACCGCGACACGCCGCTCGACGAAACGCTCGAAGCACTCGACGTGATCGTGCGTTCGGGCAAGGCGCGTTATATCGGTGTGTCGAACTATCTGGCCTATCGGCTCGCGCGCATGCTGGGGCGCGCAGACGTGTTGCGTGCCGCGCGCTTCGTATCGGTGCAGCCGCGCTACAACCTGCTGTTCCGGCAGATCGAACGCGAACTGCTGCCGCTCGCCGACGAAGAAGGCCTCGCGGTGATTCCGTACAACCCGCTCGCGGGCGGACTGCTGACGGGCAAACATCGTCACGACGCAAAGCCGACGGACGGACGCTTCACCGAAACGGTCGGCAAGGCAGGCGCGATGTACTCGGAGCGCTACTGGCACGAGCGCGAGTTCAAGACCATCGACACGCTGCGCGACATCAACGCGAAAACGGGCGAGCCGATGACGAAGACGGCGATCGCCTGGGTGCTCGCGAATCCGACCATCACGTCGGCGATCATCGGTGCGAGCCGCGTCGAACAATTGGACGACTCGCTTGCCGCCGTCGACTATGCACTCGATCCCGAGGTCAGGAAGCAGCTCGACGAAGCGACCGTCGAGTATCGCTGGGGCGATGCGCCGCGCTAACGCCCATAGCGCAGCACCGTACTGCTCGCGGCCAGCACGTGATTCGTGACGGCCGCGAGAAACGCGTCGTGATTGAGGTTGGCTGGGAGCGCATCGGGCGCGAGATCGAGCGCATAGACCTGCAACACGTAGTGATGCGGCACATCGCCTACGGGCGGGCACGGTCCGTAGTACCCTGGCTTGCCCGTTCGATTGACCCCGCTCTCACTGCCCTCAGGCGCCGACGCGCCGTGCGCCATCGCATTCATCGACGCGGGTATGCCGTACAACACCCAATGAATCACGCCGATGCCCTTCGCACCGTCTGGATCGAAGAGCGTCACCGCGAAGCTGCGCGTGCCCGAAGGGGCATTGCGCCACTGCACGGCAGGCGACTGATTGCCGCCGCCGCAATTGTTCGCGCTTGCGGCGTGGCTCGAATCGATCGTGCCGCCATCGGCCGTACCCGGCGACGTGACCTCGAAAGCGTCCGCCGCGACAGCAGCATGCGTGAAGCCCGTCGAGCACGCGATCGATAGGGCAAATGCCGCGAGCCGGACGTAGTGCGGAAAAGTTTTCATGGCGGGCTCCGTCGAAAGGTAAGCAGCCGCGCAGGGCCGCGCTGGACGAAACGAACGGGCATACCGTTTTATTCCGCACCTGCCCTTAGCGGAATGCACCCGCCTTCTGATTCGCTTCCGGCAACTGCCGCGTTTCGCGCACCGACTTCGGATGCCACAACTTCGCACCGCCTTCGATACCAGCCGCATTCGACACGATGGCTGCATCATGCGGCAGCTCGAATGTCAGGCGCTCCGCATTGCCACCGCCGATCCACAGCTTGTCGTAATTGACAAGCGTAGCCAGAATCGCGATCACCTTTTCGACGCGCTTGTTCCAGCGCTTCGTACCGGCCTTTTCGCGCGCTGCGTTGCCGATGTACTCGTCATACGTGCGTCCCTTGCTGACGGGATGATGCGCGAGTTCGAGATGCGGCATCAGCTCGCCGTCACGAAAGAGCGCCGTGCCCGCGCCCGTCCCCAGCGTCAGTACGAATTCGATGCCGTGTCCTTCGATCGCGGCGAAACCCTGCATTTCGGCATCGTTGATCATGCGCACGGGCAAGCCGCCCACGCGCGCCGCAAGCTGATCCGCGAGCGGAAAGCCACGCCAGCTCGCATCGCCGATATTGGGCGCGGTGATGACACAGTTGTCGCGCACGACGCCGGGGAATCCGATCGACATCAGCGTCGGATGATGTGCATCGACGAGCGGCTGCACGAGCGTCGCGAGCGTATCGACGAGTTGTTCCGGCTTGCACGGATGCGGTGTCGCCACGCGCACGCGCTCGCTTTTCATCTCGCCACCCGCGTCGATCACAGCGGCCTTCAATCCCGTACCGCCGACGTCGATCGCGAGGATGCGTTCTTCAGTGCTGGCAGCTTTGCGTTGCTTCGCTTCTTTACCGTTGGCCAAGTCGTCGCCTCCATTCGTTTTCGTGTTGACAGGTCTACTGCGATGTCTACTCCGCGCCTTGCAGCGGCCGCCATGCGCGGCCGTCGCGCGCAAGCAGTTCGTCGGCCTGCGCCGGCCCGTTGCCGCCCGCAGGATAGCCATGCACTTGCATCGCGCCGCCTTCGGGATGCAGCACGCGGTCTACTGAACACCAGCTCGACTCGATACTGTCGGCGCGCTGAAACAGCGTCTCGTCGCCGAGCATGCAGTCGTACAGCAGCGTCTCATAGCCGACGTTCGCGCGTTCGTCGAAGAAGTCGTTGTAGTTGAACGCGGAACGCACCGCGCCCATCTGCATCGTCGGTCCGGGGATCTTCACATTGAAGTCGAAGCGCGTACCGTGCGCGGGATCGATGCGCAGGGTGAAAACATTCGGCGTCAACGATTCGACGGGTGTGTCGCGGAACATCAGGAACGGCACGCGCTTCAGTTGCACGGCGATCTCCGTGCGGCGCGCAGCCATGCGTTTGCCCGTGCGCAGATAGAACGGCACGCCTGCCCAGCGCCAGTTGTCGATGAATACGCGCGCGGCTGCGTAGGTCTCCGTCGTGCTGTCTCGCGCGACATCCGGTTCGTCGCGATAGCCCACGCCCGCTCCGCCTTTCTCGTACTGGCCGAACACGACGTCCTTCGGCGTGAGCGGCTCGATCGCATCGAACAGTTCGGCCTTCTTGTCGCGCACGGCTTCGGCATCGAACGAATTGGGCGGCTCCAGCGCGACCATCGCGAGCAGCTGGAACAGATGGTTCGGCACCATGTCGCGGAACGCGCCCGTCTGCTCGTAGAACTTGCCGCGCCCTTCCACGCCGAGCGTTTCGGCCGCCGTGATCTGCACGCTGTCGATATACTCGCGCCGCCACACCGGCTCGAACATCGCATTCGCGAAGCGCACGGCGAGAATGCTTTGCACCGTGTCCTTGCCGAGAAAGTGATCGATGCGATACACCTGCGATTCGCTCGCGAATTGCAGAATGTGCGCGTTCAGATCGCGTGCGGAAGCGAGGTCCGTGCCGAACGGCTTCTCGATCACGAGACGCCGGAAGCGGCCATCGCTTTTCTCGTCTTCCTTGAGCAGGCCATGCTTGCCGAGCCGCTCGACGATCGGCCTGAAAAAGCGCGCGCCGACCGCGAGGTAGAAAATCGCGTTGCCATGCGACGTTTTCTCGATGCGTTGCTTGAGCGTTTCGAACACGTCGTCGGCTTCGAATTCGCCCGCCATGTACTCCATGCGCGACGACAGCCACTTCCATGCTTTCTCGTCGACCTTGCCGGTGTGAGACTCGCTGGCCTTGTCCGCGGCGAACTGCTGCAACGACTGGCCGAGATCGTCGACCCACGCCTTCGTTTCGCGCTCGCCGTGATTGACGCCGATGATATTCATGCCGTCGTCGAGCAGGCCGTCGACGGTGAGGTTATAGAGCGACGGCGTCAGGAGCCGTTTGGTGAGATCGCCGCCCGCACCGAAAATGACGAGCGTGCATGGCGGCGCAGGCCGCTTGCCTGCGGGACTGGCCGCAGCCGCATGCGGCCCCGCGCCGATCTTGCAGCTGGCGAGCTGGGTAGATGAAGCGTCGGTGTGTTTCGCGTCGTTGGACATGGCACGCTTTCCGTCGATGAGCCACGAATGGCGATATCTGAAAGACCAGCCACGACGCCGCGTGGTTCAATCTGACGGCAGCGTCGTTAGCATGCAGTGCGTTCTACTTTGCAGAAGCCGTCACCTGTTCGGATTCCGGCACCTCGCCCGTCGCGGGCAAAATTCCCGAACTCGTGCGTTCGCGCGGTTGCAGCAGCAACGCGACGAGGCCCGTCCATCCCGTCTGATGCGACGCACCCACACCGCGCCCGTTATCGCCGTGAAAGTATTCATGAAAGAGCACGAGATCCTGCGAACGCGGATCTGCCTGCAACAACGGATACGCGGCCATCACAGGGCGCTCGTTATTCTTGTCCTTCAGGAACAGCGTCGTGGTGCGCTTTGCGAGCGCATCGGCGATTTCGGACAAAGACAACTTGTTGCCCGAACCTGTCGGATACTCGA
This genomic interval from Paraburkholderia sabiae contains the following:
- a CDS encoding ROK family protein, with amino-acid sequence MANGKEAKQRKAASTEERILAIDVGGTGLKAAVIDAGGEMKSERVRVATPHPCKPEQLVDTLATLVQPLVDAHHPTLMSIGFPGVVRDNCVITAPNIGDASWRGFPLADQLAARVGGLPVRMINDAEMQGFAAIEGHGIEFVLTLGTGAGTALFRDGELMPHLELAHHPVSKGRTYDEYIGNAAREKAGTKRWNKRVEKVIAILATLVNYDKLWIGGGNAERLTFELPHDAAIVSNAAGIEGGAKLWHPKSVRETRQLPEANQKAGAFR
- a CDS encoding YbhB/YbcL family Raf kinase inhibitor-like protein is translated as MKTFPHYVRLAAFALSIACSTGFTHAAVAADAFEVTSPGTADGGTIDSSHAASANNCGGGNQSPAVQWRNAPSGTRSFAVTLFDPDGAKGIGVIHWVLYGIPASMNAMAHGASAPEGSESGVNRTGKPGYYGPCPPVGDVPHHYVLQVYALDLAPDALPANLNHDAFLAAVTNHVLAASSTVLRYGR
- the zwf gene encoding glucose-6-phosphate dehydrogenase, whose translation is MSNDAKHTDASSTQLASCKIGAGPHAAAASPAGKRPAPPCTLVIFGAGGDLTKRLLTPSLYNLTVDGLLDDGMNIIGVNHGERETKAWVDDLGQSLQQFAADKASESHTGKVDEKAWKWLSSRMEYMAGEFEADDVFETLKQRIEKTSHGNAIFYLAVGARFFRPIVERLGKHGLLKEDEKSDGRFRRLVIEKPFGTDLASARDLNAHILQFASESQVYRIDHFLGKDTVQSILAVRFANAMFEPVWRREYIDSVQITAAETLGVEGRGKFYEQTGAFRDMVPNHLFQLLAMVALEPPNSFDAEAVRDKKAELFDAIEPLTPKDVVFGQYEKGGAGVGYRDEPDVARDSTTETYAAARVFIDNWRWAGVPFYLRTGKRMAARRTEIAVQLKRVPFLMFRDTPVESLTPNVFTLRIDPAHGTRFDFNVKIPGPTMQMGAVRSAFNYNDFFDERANVGYETLLYDCMLGDETLFQRADSIESSWCSVDRVLHPEGGAMQVHGYPAGGNGPAQADELLARDGRAWRPLQGAE
- a CDS encoding aldo/keto reductase, with protein sequence MQYRKFGRTGLTVSRLCLGTMTFGLQTEEDVSRGILDKAADAGVNFIDTADVYPLGGSEDLAGRTEEIIGRWLKGKRERFILATKAVGKVGPHPWNQGASRKHLLDAIDDSLRRLNTDYVDLYQLHSDDRDTPLDETLEALDVIVRSGKARYIGVSNYLAYRLARMLGRADVLRAARFVSVQPRYNLLFRQIERELLPLADEEGLAVIPYNPLAGGLLTGKHRHDAKPTDGRFTETVGKAGAMYSERYWHEREFKTIDTLRDINAKTGEPMTKTAIAWVLANPTITSAIIGASRVEQLDDSLAAVDYALDPEVRKQLDEATVEYRWGDAPR